The following proteins come from a genomic window of Trifolium pratense cultivar HEN17-A07 linkage group LG4, ARS_RC_1.1, whole genome shotgun sequence:
- the LOC123920816 gene encoding probable polyol transporter 6 has translation MKIDQGDKENETTKLNKYAFACAIVASMVSIVSGYDTGVMSGAMEFIKEDMGISDTQQEVLAGILNICALVGSLTAGRTSDYIGRRYTILLSALLFILGAVLMGYGPNYAILMVGRCVCGVGVGFALMIAPVYSAEISSASSRGFLTSLPEVCIGIGIFLGYISNYFLGKYLSLKLGWRLMLGIAAFPSLVLAFGILMMPESPRWLVMQGQLGKAKKVLLQVSNTTQEAELRFKDIKLAAGLDENCNDDIVKLPEKFHQGEDVWKELILRPTPTVRWILFAAIGIHFFEHATGIEAVMLYSPKIFKKAGVTNKEKRLLATIGVGLTKIFFLLIALFLLDKVGRRRLLQISVGGMIIGLTILGFSLTMVDQSNEKVSWALTLCIVATYAYVAFFNLGLGPVTWVYSSEIFPLKLRAQGASMGVAVNRTMNGIVSMTFISIYKTITIGGTFFMFASISVIAWIFFYFFLPETKGKALEEMEMLFTKKSSGKNVEMKTDPIHNV, from the exons ATGAAAATCGATCAAGGTGACAAAGAAAACGAAACAACCAAGTTGAATAAATATGCTTTTGCTTGTGCCATAGTGGCTTCAATGGTATCCATCGTTTCTGGTTATG ATACTGGTGTTATGAGTGGAGCAATGGAGTTCATAAAGGAAGACATGGGAATCAGCGACACACAACAAGAGGTTTTGGCAggaattttaaatatttgtgcATTAGTAGGATCCTTAACAGCAGGAAGAACATCTGATTACATTGGTCGTCGCTACACAATCTTGTTATCCGCCTTACTCTTCATTCTCGGTGCAGTTTTAATGGGATATGGTCCAAACTATGCAATTTTAATGGTTGGAAGGTGTGTTTGTGGTGTTGGCGTTGGTTTTGCTCTAATGATAGCACCTGTTTATTCGGCAGAAATTTCTTCTGCGTCATCAAGAGGTTTTTTAACCTCTTTACCTGAGGTTTGTATTGGTATTGGAATCTTTTTGggttatatttcaaattattttttggggAAATATTTGAGTTTGAAACTTGGATGGAGATTAATGCTTGGTATTGCCGCTTTTCCTTCACTTGTATTAGCTTTTGGTATTTTAATGATGCCAGAGTCACCAAGATGGTTGGTTATGCAAGGTCAATTAGGGAAAGCCAAAAAAGTTCTATTGCAAGTTTCAAATACAACACAAGAAGCTGAACTCCGCTtcaaggatataaaacttgcagcTGGTTTAGATGAAAATTGCAATGACGATATTGTGAAATTACCTGAGAAGTTTCACCAAGGTGAAGATGTTTGGAAAGAGCTGATTTTAAGACCAACACCTACTGTACGTTGGATTTTATTTGCTGCAATTGGAATTCATTTTTTCGAACATGCAACTGGAATCGAAGCTGTTATGTTATATAGTccaaaaattttcaaaaaagcTGGCGTTACAAATAAAGAAAAGCGTTTGCTTGCAACTATCGGAGTGGGATTAACAAAgatatttttccttttaattgcTTTGTTTTTGCTTGATAAAGTTGGTAGAAGACGGTTATTGCAAATTAGTGTCGGAGGAATGATTATCGGGCTTACAATATTAGGGTTCAGTTTGACTATGGTGGATCAATCCAATGAAAAGGTCTCGTGGGCCTTGACGCTTTGTATTGTGGCGACGTATGCCTATGTTGCTTTCTTTAATCTCGGGCTTGGGCCTGTTACTTGGGTTTATAGCTCGGAAATATTTCCTTTGAAGTTGAGAGCGCAAGGAGCTAGTATGGGAGTTGCTGTCAATAGAACTATGAACGGCATTGTCTCCATGACTTTTATTTCGATTTATAAAACAATCACAATAGGTGGAACTTTTTTCATGTTTGCTTCTATATCTGTAATAGCTTggatttttttctattttttccttCCTGAAACTAAAGGTAAGGCCTTGGAGGAGATGGAGATGCTTTTTACCAAAAAATCAAGTGGTAAAAATGTAGAAATGAAAACTGATCCAATACATAATGTCTAA